In the genome of Spea bombifrons isolate aSpeBom1 chromosome 11, aSpeBom1.2.pri, whole genome shotgun sequence, one region contains:
- the INSYN2A gene encoding inhibitory synaptic factor 2A codes for MVSKEGDKCVLTSSESEVEPAVSLALEMKYALDPNRQIKKRNKALQVRFKDICEAQNEQRDKQQSTVPQTDKKDPKSLSCKAYRKYMTVPARRSIPNVTKSTGVQTSPDLKKRYQTFPLDRKKGNLLKNATGVDTLQNQNNGFLIEVKDKRDHKNSGEINQCSRVTEQVVMIHSSENMDSINQLSPSNSSDACKSDDLHGCTKGSHSLQNPANSTSEQVICHSHETAKHDKRPLGNMQPNQSAHVKVLLREEATIHSPTLNPNLMDPEDMNPGNDNERTVCPSTEEDNKRTAHLNGLQTQDVHAKACATQPQCQTTECHEQNLQINVLPKNQPCQTAVALGDECQQIVPHTDVIDLKAQLQSMETLISSSQETIKVLLGVIQELEKGEAHREGLSYRTGQDTANCDTCRNSACIIYSVELDFKQQEDKLQPVLKKLHPIEETQVAPLPYPAETYTSTPKQKSKTESKKHGRWKLWFL; via the exons ATGGTGAGCAAAGAAGGGGACAAATGTGTGCTGACATCTTCAGAAAGTGAAGTTGAACCAGCTGTTTCGCTTGCCTTAGAGATGAAATATGCACTGGACCCCAACAggcagattaaaaaaagaaacaaagcccTTCAAGTGAGGTTTAAAGATATATGTGAAGCCCAAAACGAACAACGGGACAAACAGCAATCTACAGTGCCACAGACAGACAAAAAGGATCCAAAATCCCTGTCTTGCAAAGCTTATCGGAAGTACATGACAGTGCCTGCTCGGAGGTCGATACCCAATGTCACGAAGAGCACAGGAGTACAGACTTCGCCTGACCTGAAAAAGCGTTATCAGACTTTTCCGCTGGATCGTAAAAAAGGgaatcttttaaaaaatgccACTGGTGTAGATACTTTACAAAATCAAAACAATGGATTTCTAATAGAAGTGAAGGATAAGAGAGATCACAAAAACTCAGGGGAGATTAATCAATGCAGCAGGGTGACCGAGCAGGTGGTCATGATACATTCTAGCGAAAACATGGATTCTATCAATCAGCTTTCGCCTAGCAATTCTTCAGATGCATGTAAAAGCGACGATTTGCACGGTTGTACTAAAGGATCCCATTCTCTTCAAAACCCAGCAAACTCTACTTCAGAACAGGTCATATGCCATTCGCATGAAACCGCAAAACATGACAAAAGGCCATTAGGGAACATGCAGCCCAATCAATCAGCACATGTGAAAGTGCTTTTGAGAGAAGAAGCCACAATTCATTCACCTACACTCAACCCAAACCTGATGGATCCAGAGGACATGAATCCTGGAAACGATAACGAAAGGACTGTTTGCCCATCAACAGAGGAAGATAACAAACGAACTGCACATCTTAATGGATTGCAAACACAAGATGTACACGCGAAAGCCTGTGCAACGCAGCCGCAGTGTCAAACAACGGAATGTCATGAACAGAACCTTCAGATAAATGTTTTACCTAAAAATCAGCCTTGTCAGACGGCGGTTGCTTTGGGTGATGAATGCCAACAAATTGTGCCTCACACAGACGTGATAGACCTAAAAGCACAGCTCCAAAGCATGGAAACTCTGATAAGTTCTAGCCAGGAAACTATTAAAGTGCTTTTGGGCGTTATTCAGGAGTTGGAGAAAGGAGAAGCTCACAGAGAAGG GCTTTCATATAGGACTGGTCAAGACACGGCAAACTGTGACACATGCAGGAACAGTGCGTGCATTATCTATAG TGTTGAACTGGATTTCAAGCAGCAAGAAGACAAACTACAACCAGTCTTGAAAAAACTACATCCCATTGAGGAAACTCAGGTTGCACCCTTGCCTTATCCTGCAGAAACTTACACATCTACTCCCAAGCAAAAATCCAAAACAGAATCGAAAAAACATGGAAGATGGAAACTGTGGTTTCTTTAG